GATCGGCTGGTTGCTGCTCGTCTTGAGCAAAACAGACGGAGCTTAAGGTTAGAAAAGTGTAGAGAAGAGAAAAAATGAAGAGACGCCGCATGACATTTCCTCCTGTCCCCATCGGAAGGGGGCGGCTATGAGTTCTGCCCAAGATTTCCTGACTTGCGACTATCTACTTTCTGCGCCTTCCCATTCGTTAAAACGAACAGTGGCCTTTTCCGCAGATTTCGTTTCGCTTACAGTAGCGGGGCTGCAACGGATTCACACCGTTTTCCCTTGAAAGCAAAACCTGGTTTCGAGTCTCACCGCAGAGCACGCAGAGTCCGTTGAGACAAAAGAAAAAGAAGAAGGCATCTTATCTCAGCGCCCTCCGCGTTCTCTGCGGTGATAAATTGTAAAAGATGAAAACTTCGTTGGAAGGAATTTTTGATCTTCCTTCCCGCGAAGGCGGCCCGAAGTGGGCTCCTTTTTGGTCTCTGACTGATCCATCGTCGAAACAATGGAAACACAGTAGCGGGGCTGCAACGGAATCGCACCGTTTTCCCAAACGAACCAGATCTTATATCAAATGTCGCTGATATTTGTCAAATTAGCGCTTTGTAACGCCGGCATCCTGCCGGCCGGAAACTTCGAGCTCTGCTATGTCTTGCCGGCTGGAAGCCGGCGGTACAAAGCGCACTGGACTCTGCATAGCTCTTTGCAGCTCCTGCTTCAACTCGGAACAGCTGTGATAGCGCTCCAGCGGATCCTTGTTCAGCGCTTTCAGGATGACCCGTTCCAGTTCTTCCGGGATCCCGGGGTTGAAAGTGCGTGGCGTTGGCGGATCATCCTTGATTTGTTTGAAACCAATCGAAATCGCGGACTCCCCAGTGAAAGGAACCCGTCCGGTGAGAAGCTCATATAAAATGATGCCGAACGCGTAAATATCGGATCGTTCATCTACACTCTTTCCTGCAACCTGCTCAGGTGACATGTATTCCGGTGTGCCCATAATCAAACCGGTTGCGGTCATGCCATCCAGATGCTGGCTTCGCGCAAGTCCAAAGTCGATGATTTTGATTTGATTTGCGCGATTGATGATTACGTTTTGTGACTTTAAATCGCGATGGATCACTCCGTTCCTGTGCGCTTCCTCCAATCCATCCGCAATCTGATCCATGATTTGGAAAGCACGCACAATGGAAAGCGGACCGTTCTGGCGAATATACTCTTTCAAGTTCACACCTTCGAAATATTCCATGGAAATATAAGAAAGACCGCCCGCTTCTGAAACGTCATGAATTCGAATCACATTCGGATGCGTGACTCTTCGCGCAGCGGACACTTCTCTTCTAAGCCGCTCAATGGCTTCCGGGTTGCGTCCGACAAGTGGCGAAAGAACCTTGATGGCAACCTGCTCCTTCAACTGTTTGTCGTAAGCCTGCAACACAACGCCCATCCCGCCGTGTCCCAGTTCACGAAGTATCTGAAAACGTTCTTCCAGCGCGGAAGTAACGCTCAGCAGAGAAGTCTGCATTTGACTCATGCCACCCTGGAATTGGCCGGGCTTCGTCAGCATAAGCGATTGTTCCAGCTGCTGGTTTAACTCACGGTCCAGTCTGCAGATGAGCGCTTCGAGATTTTCCATGCGGTCTTCCAGCCGTTTAACATTGGCGGAGTCTGTTGCACCTTTCTTTTGACGGATCCGCGTGAAATAAATGTAAGTAGCAGCAAACAGCAATAGAACAATACCACCCAGCATTGCCGCGGCCGGGTTTTCATCGATATTTACCATCAGGGAAACAAAAAACGCGATTACACCAAAAAATCCAACGATCAGCGCAAACACGGTTCCGAGCGCGCCAATGCCATCGTTCGGCATTTCCTTGAACTTGTTCTCTTTCTCCAATCCCATGATTGAGACTATGGTATCACTCTTCATCGGCTAAATAGACGAGGTTTATCTCGGGAAAGTTCGTAGTAGGGGCGGGGCTTGTCCCCGCCCGCCGGGCGGCCACAAGGGCCGCCCCTACCACCAACGTGGCGACGACATTGTAAAAGTTCGTGGTAAAGTAAGTGACCTATGGCAACGATGCTGGAGATAGCGCTGAAAATAGTGAGGGGGGAAATACCACGACCCCCCGTATCAGAGCTGATCGGTTTCAAACTCGAATCCATTGAGACAGGTCGCGCGGTAGTTACGCTGGAAGCGGATGAGCGCCACAGGAATCCGATGGGAACGCTCCATGGCGGAGTTCTGTGCGATATTGCTGATGCCGCCATGGGCATGGCCTATGCGAGTTCACTGAGTGAAGGCGAAACTTTCACCACACTGGAGCTGAAGATCAACTTCCTGAAACCGGTCTGGAACGCTTCTTTGCGAGCCGAAGGGAATGTGGTTCGTCAAGGCCGCACGGTTGGACTGGTGGAATGCACCATCATGGATGCTAAAGGAAGTCTGGTCGCGAAAGCAAGCTCAACCTGCATGACTCTGCGAGGCGAACAAGCCCGCGGCCGCTGAGCTTCATTTCATTATCGCTGCCACCATTTTTTCATCGATGATTCCGGTTTTCAGAAAATGAATTTTGCCCTGCTCGTTGATCAGGATGTTCGTTGGAAAATCGATGAACCCATATCGTCTCGCAACGCGGCCTTCGGAATCCAACAGGACCGGATACTGAACATTGTGCTTTTTCATAAATGAAATCACCGCGGGCGCCGGATCCTCTACGAAAATGCTAACCACTGTTAGTCCGCGCTGATGAATCCAATTTAGCCTTGCAGCTTCTTGCTTACACGGAGCACACCAGGAGGCAGCGAAATTCACAAGAACCATTCCCTTTTGCGTCAGGACCTGAAGTTTGACTTTCTCACCCTTTAGATTTTTTAGAGTGAATTCGGGCGCTTGCTGTCCAACCTGAGGAAGATTCGGTTTGGAACATTGAGGGAAACTGATCAAGAGGGGTAACAGAATCCCGAAGAGAAAATTCTTTTTCAGTTTGAGCTTCCGGCCTTCAACGAAACGATCATGGACTCCAGAAACAATTCGTGAAGCTTTTCAGAAGAAGTCGGCAAATTCAAATGCCGATCCTCCCCTTTCTCTCCTAACAAGATAATCCCATTCTGACAGGTCCAGCTAAGAATTGCGAAATCAAGAGAATTGCATGGTTTGAAAAGGCCCTGGTCGACACCTCTTTGAATCATCTCAGCGGCCAGGTTAATCGATTGCATTGCTCTTTCATCGCAGCGCCTGCATAGCTCAGTTGAAATTTTCTTGTGGATTTCCAGCGAAGAATAATAGTAAAGAAAGAGCATCCGGAAATATCCTGTGTATTCGCGATAAAAACGGTAATAAGCGTGACCCATGCGTCGCAGTACATCGTCTGCGGGAAGATCTACTGAGGCAGCTTCTTTGAGCATTTCGTAAAGAATTGTTGAACCTTCGAGCATGATGGATACATAAACTTCCTCTTTACTTGGGAAATAAAGGTAAATGGTTCCTTTGGAAAGCTCGGATCGATCAGCGATATCCTCAACAGTCGTCCCTTCAAAACCTTTGTCAAAGAAAAGTTCGCGAGCAGCATCCAGAATCTGGCTTCTTCGCGCTTCCTTTTCGCGAGCGCGTCGTTCTGTGACAGTCATGGTTCCATATTATAGCGTATGTGCCTTTCTCGTTGATTTTTTCATCGAATGCGGTATAAACGTTCTAGTGCCATGGATCATCAAGAACCGCTAGAACAGAAACCCAAAGAAGTACCCATCATTGCGCCGGGCTACACATTTGCTTCGATCACAGACAAAATCAGCTCGATTGTACTGACCAAGAAAACGCCTCTCGCATGGTTCATTGGTTTTGGAGTCGTATTCCTGCTTACCATGGCATTGTTGTATTCGATCACTGTCGAGCTCTTTAAGGGAGTTGGAATCTGGGGCGTCAACATTCCTGTAGGTTGGGGATTCGACATCGTTAATTTCGTTTGGTGGATCGGAATCGGACACGCTGGAACTTTGATTTCTGCAATCCTTTTGCTGTTAAGGCAGGAATGGCGCACATCGATCAACCGCTTCGCAGAAGCCATGACTCTTTTCGCGGTCGCTTGCGCCGGACTCTTTCCATTAATGCACCTTGGGCGACCCTGGCTTTTTTACTGGCTGTATCCCTACCCGAACACTATGGGAATTCAGCCTAATTTCCGCAGCCCGCTTGTGTGGGATGTTTTTGCAATCACAACTTATTTGACAGTCTCGTTTCTATTCTGGTTCGTCGGATTGATTCCTGATCTTGCTACGCTGCGAGATCGCGCAAAACATCGCGCATCACAAATCCTTTACGGAATTCTCGCAATGGGATGGCGAGGTTCGGCGCGGCACTGGCATCGTTATGAAACGGCTTATCTCTTGCTCGCCGGTTTGTCCACACCACTCGTTGTATCCGTGCACACAATTGTTAGTTTCGATTTTGCCACAGGCATCATACCCGGATGGCACACAACAATTTTCCCGCCATACTTTGTCGCGGGTGCGATCTATTCCGGCTTTGCGATGGTCGTAACGCTGGCGATTCCGATACGCGCCATGTACGGGCTGCAGGGTTTCATCACAATGCGCCATTTGCAAAACATGGCGAAGGTTATGCTGGCCACAGGCTTGATAGTAGCGTACGGCTACATGATGGAGACTTTCATGGCGTGGTACAGCGGTAATGAATACGAAGAATTCATGATCATGAACCGGTTCAAAGGCCCCTATGCTTCGATGTACTGGTCTTTGATCGTTTGTAATGTGGTCATCCCTCAACTGCTCTGGTTCCCTAAAATTCGCGGAAACGTCATTTCTCTATTTATTATTTCGATCATTGTGAATATCGGAATGTGGCTGGAACGATACGTGATCATTGTGGTGAGTTTGCATAGAGATTTTCTACCCTCTTCCTGGGGTATGTATTCCGGCACGAAATACGATTGGTCCTTCTATGTTGGCACCATCGGACTCTTCCTGACGTTGTTGTTCCTCTTTATACGCGTGTTGCCCATGATTTCCATTTTTGAAATGAGAACGCTGGTTCCGGAAGCGGAAGTGCGCGAGGAAAAATGAAACAACATTCGCTCTATGGATTGGCGGCGGAATTTGATGATCCCACGAGTCTCGTTCACGCAGCCCGGCGAGCGTATGAAGCGGGTTATCGCAGAATGGATGCCTATTCGCCGTTCCCTATTGAGGAACTTTCGGAAGCAATCGGTTTTCATCACTCGCGCTTACCTCTACTTGTATTGATCGGCGGAATTCTAGGGTGTCTGGGCGGATTTTTTCTGCAGTACTACATCGCGGTCCTTTATTACCCGATCAACATTGGAGGCAAACCATTTAACAGCTGGCCTGCTTTTATTCCTGTTACGTTTGAGTGCACCGTTCTGCTGGCTGCCCTCACCGCGGTCTTTGGTATGCTCGCCTTGAACGGACTTCCGGAACCTTATCACCCGCTCTTTAATGTGAAACGTTTTGCTCTGGCGACCCGGGACCGGTTCTTTTTGTGCATCGAATCCAGAGACCCCAAATTTGATCCGGATAAGACAAGACAATTCCTGGATAGTCTCGCTCCACGGGAAGTCTCAGAAGTAGAACCTTAAGCATCACCGCAGAGACGCCGAGACGCAGAGAATTAATTGATTATGATTTTCTGATCTCTTTTCCTTTGCGTCTCTACGGTGATGCTAAAACGGTTCATTTTGATACCGTTTTGAACCATTCTGGACCGTTCTGAACCGTTTCGGTTCATTTTGGTTCATTTTGGTATAATATTGGCATCATGCCGGCATTAAATCTGAAAGGGGTTCCTGCGAAACTGTATTCGAAACTCAAGAAAAGCGCTCACGAGAACAGGCGCAGCCTGAACAATGAAGCGATCTTTCGCCTGGAACAGGCTTATGGCTTCCGCAGGCAAGACTCCTCTTCCTCTGTACGCAGGAAATCAAAAGCGAAGAAATCCTAAGAACGATGTGGCGCGGACATACCGGCCGCAGTATTCTTGCCATTAACAATGGAATTGGATGCGATCATCGCAATCATCGTGACGTTTAGCGCGACCGCTCTTCCCATTTTTTTCCTTCACCTTCGAGACAGGAAGATCGGTGACTATTTCAAAACGTATCTGGAACGTCTTGGGATAACCAATGTGAGGAGCACCTGGGCCGGTTTGGGTAGCATTAAAAGGTGTTTGGAACGGAATGCCAGTCCGCATTTCAATGCGACCGCCGCGCGGCGAATCACAAACCAAAATGATGATATTCAAACTGGAAATTCACCTGCAACATCCGAGAAATTTCTATCTTCGAAATCGTGCCCGGCCGATGATTTACGATTGGTCGCAACGGCCCCGTCCATTGCAGTTGCATGTATCGGATCGCTCCGCTGCCGAAGTGGAATGCCCTTTCTGCAAAAGTGAGCTGAATGAACTGGCAACGCTGGTCAAGTGTTCCAGTTGTCATACGTATCACCACCAGACCTGCTTTATGGAAAATGGACGCTGCAGCGTCTACGGCTGCGTTGGTTTTGCGGTGCCTGTCCTGAAAAGCTCGCCTATTCAAGAAACCGAAAGCTGATGGTTCGTCTCATGAAGCGCCAAGACGCCAAGTCGCCAAGATAGAACGAAGTTTTTGCCGCTAAATGCTTGTTTTCGTTCTTATGTTATATTATTATCTAATCAATATGACAGATATCAAATTACGAAACAAACTCTTTCATTCCATGGAGGAATTCAACTTAACAAAAACGAGGTGCAGATGAATCCGGGATTAGAAAACAACCATACTTCTATTTATTACTACGACAGCGACTATCCGTCCCCTTTTGACACGCTGTTTCCAGAGAATTTCGATGCGATCACCGAATACCAGGGACTCGCTTTCGATATTGAAAGGTACCGTGAGCTTGCAAAAATAACGGGCGGACCTGTCCTGGAACTTTGCTGCGGGACGGGACGCGTCGCAATTCCACTTGCGCGTGACGGCTTCGGAATTACAGGCGTTGACATCAGTCCGGCGATGTTACAGAAGTTCAAAATTGCTCTGGAAAATGAAGAGGCAGCTGTTCGCAGTCGAGTGACTTTGGTTGAGCAGGACATCACACGTCTTTCGCTGACAGAAAAACGTTTTAAAACTTGCATCATCGCTTTTAACAGTCTCCTTTGCATACCCGATTTCGAGCAGCAATGCGCCGTTTTGCATTCGGCTGCATCTCATTTAGCGGCGGATGGAAGACTGCTGATCGACATTGTGAATCCTCTTCAACTGGATCTGGAAGGAGATCCTGTTCCGAAACCATTTTTCACAAGAAGGGACCGCAGCACCGGCAATACCTATACACGCTTTTTCATTACAGGTCCATTTGAAACGGATCACAAGCAAAAATTGTCCGGCTGGTACGATGAAATTACTCCGGAAGGATTTGTGAAAAGGCGGCAATACTCACTGTACTGGCGGCCCATTTTTCGTTTTGAAATTGAGCTGATGTTGCGAGAAGCCGGACTCCGCCTTCTCCAAATAGAAGGAGGGCATCGAAAAGAACCTTACACCGCGCAAAGCCCGCGCATGTTTTTGACCGCCGGAAAAGGATAAAGGCACGTTTTTGTGGGGCACCTCATCCGCCTATTCGTACCGTTTTTTCGAGATCTCAAATGGAAGAAAAGCCTCATCGCGTCAAGTTGGATTCTCTCAAATAGCAACGCTCCTATACTGTTTGCGAATGCATCGACGGAGGAATCAATGATGTCACCCAAAGGAATCCTATGCGTTACCGTGCTTGCCTTTTTTCAACTGATCGTCTGTGTGGCTCCATCCTGCGCAGTAGAGGATTGGCCCGGTTTCCGTGGCCCAAACTTTGACGGAACCATTTCAAGTCAAGGTTTTAAACCGGAGACAGGTGAATTGATCGTCTCCTGGCGCGCCAAAGGGGGCGCCGGGTACTCTGGTATTTCTATCGCCGACGGCAAAGCGGTTACGGCTTTTACAGATAGGAAAAGCGATCTGGTTGTTGCATTCGATTCACGTACCGGCAAAGAACTCTGGCGTCACAAGATTTCTCCGCTTTACACCGGACATGATGGTTCTCACGATGGTCCGATTGCAACACCTCTGCTCTATCAGGAAAAGGTATTCGCTTTGAGCGCTTATGGAAATTTTGTTGCAATTGATGCGAATTCGGGAAAGCAACTGTGGACAGTAGACATCAACAAAAATGGAGGCCGGAGTCCGTTTTACGGTTACACATCGTCTCCAGTCGGATCGAACGGCGTAGTCGTATTGCAAATTGGCGGAGAGAAAGGAAAAGCAGTAGCAGGTTTTGATGTTCAGACGGGCGCATTGAAATGGTCCGTTGGGGATGACATGGTGAACTATCAGTCTCCCATTTTGATGAAGATTTCCGGCAAAGAGAGAGTTCTAGCCGTAAGCGATAAAAAGCTTTTTGTGATTGAGCCGGAAACCGGAAAAAAATTGTTTGAGTACGATCATGGTGGTGACGATGCCGCGACCATCCTTGTGCCGGTGCCTCTGGATGAAGACAGACTTTTGCTTCGAACGAAAGAGGATAGTTCGGAGATGGTGCGGCTGATTTCCAAAGCGGATGGAACGATCGCCATTGAAAAAATCTGGGCGGCCGGAGTTTTTAAGAACAGTTACGA
The DNA window shown above is from bacterium and carries:
- a CDS encoding serine/threonine protein kinase; protein product: MKSDTIVSIMGLEKENKFKEMPNDGIGALGTVFALIVGFFGVIAFFVSLMVNIDENPAAAMLGGIVLLLFAATYIYFTRIRQKKGATDSANVKRLEDRMENLEALICRLDRELNQQLEQSLMLTKPGQFQGGMSQMQTSLLSVTSALEERFQILRELGHGGMGVVLQAYDKQLKEQVAIKVLSPLVGRNPEAIERLRREVSAARRVTHPNVIRIHDVSEAGGLSYISMEYFEGVNLKEYIRQNGPLSIVRAFQIMDQIADGLEEAHRNGVIHRDLKSQNVIINRANQIKIIDFGLARSQHLDGMTATGLIMGTPEYMSPEQVAGKSVDERSDIYAFGIILYELLTGRVPFTGESAISIGFKQIKDDPPTPRTFNPGIPEELERVILKALNKDPLERYHSCSELKQELQRAMQSPVRFVPPASSRQDIAELEVSGRQDAGVTKR
- a CDS encoding PaaI family thioesterase, with amino-acid sequence MATMLEIALKIVRGEIPRPPVSELIGFKLESIETGRAVVTLEADERHRNPMGTLHGGVLCDIADAAMGMAYASSLSEGETFTTLELKINFLKPVWNASLRAEGNVVRQGRTVGLVECTIMDAKGSLVAKASSTCMTLRGEQARGR
- a CDS encoding TlpA family protein disulfide reductase, whose protein sequence is MISFPQCSKPNLPQVGQQAPEFTLKNLKGEKVKLQVLTQKGMVLVNFAASWCAPCKQEAARLNWIHQRGLTVVSIFVEDPAPAVISFMKKHNVQYPVLLDSEGRVARRYGFIDFPTNILINEQGKIHFLKTGIIDEKMVAAIMK
- a CDS encoding TetR/AcrR family transcriptional regulator, whose protein sequence is MTVTERRAREKEARRSQILDAARELFFDKGFEGTTVEDIADRSELSKGTIYLYFPSKEEVYVSIMLEGSTILYEMLKEAASVDLPADDVLRRMGHAYYRFYREYTGYFRMLFLYYYSSLEIHKKISTELCRRCDERAMQSINLAAEMIQRGVDQGLFKPCNSLDFAILSWTCQNGIILLGEKGEDRHLNLPTSSEKLHELFLESMIVSLKAGSSN
- the nrfD gene encoding polysulfide reductase NrfD, with the translated sequence MDHQEPLEQKPKEVPIIAPGYTFASITDKISSIVLTKKTPLAWFIGFGVVFLLTMALLYSITVELFKGVGIWGVNIPVGWGFDIVNFVWWIGIGHAGTLISAILLLLRQEWRTSINRFAEAMTLFAVACAGLFPLMHLGRPWLFYWLYPYPNTMGIQPNFRSPLVWDVFAITTYLTVSFLFWFVGLIPDLATLRDRAKHRASQILYGILAMGWRGSARHWHRYETAYLLLAGLSTPLVVSVHTIVSFDFATGIIPGWHTTIFPPYFVAGAIYSGFAMVVTLAIPIRAMYGLQGFITMRHLQNMAKVMLATGLIVAYGYMMETFMAWYSGNEYEEFMIMNRFKGPYASMYWSLIVCNVVIPQLLWFPKIRGNVISLFIISIIVNIGMWLERYVIIVVSLHRDFLPSSWGMYSGTKYDWSFYVGTIGLFLTLLFLFIRVLPMISIFEMRTLVPEAEVREEK
- a CDS encoding DUF3341 domain-containing protein — translated: MKQHSLYGLAAEFDDPTSLVHAARRAYEAGYRRMDAYSPFPIEELSEAIGFHHSRLPLLVLIGGILGCLGGFFLQYYIAVLYYPINIGGKPFNSWPAFIPVTFECTVLLAALTAVFGMLALNGLPEPYHPLFNVKRFALATRDRFFLCIESRDPKFDPDKTRQFLDSLAPREVSEVEP
- a CDS encoding Arc family DNA-binding protein, encoding MPALNLKGVPAKLYSKLKKSAHENRRSLNNEAIFRLEQAYGFRRQDSSSSVRRKSKAKKS
- a CDS encoding methyltransferase domain-containing protein; this translates as MNPGLENNHTSIYYYDSDYPSPFDTLFPENFDAITEYQGLAFDIERYRELAKITGGPVLELCCGTGRVAIPLARDGFGITGVDISPAMLQKFKIALENEEAAVRSRVTLVEQDITRLSLTEKRFKTCIIAFNSLLCIPDFEQQCAVLHSAASHLAADGRLLIDIVNPLQLDLEGDPVPKPFFTRRDRSTGNTYTRFFITGPFETDHKQKLSGWYDEITPEGFVKRRQYSLYWRPIFRFEIELMLREAGLRLLQIEGGHRKEPYTAQSPRMFLTAGKG